A genomic region of Streptomyces sp. NBC_00247 contains the following coding sequences:
- a CDS encoding GDSL-type esterase/lipase family protein, which translates to MSTPPSTSHRWITTPLTAALLRGALDLERTAHGVLPHRLPAWARAQYADPQLAFAESQPSGVRLAFRTRATALELDTLPTKRAYAGAPPRPDGVYDLLVDGRPAGRATASTGNTVIVDMVTGSTEHRPGPVATIRFAGLPEGDKDIEIWLPHNETTELVALRTDAPVEPAPDRGRPVWLHHGSSISHGSDAASPSAIWPALAARLGGVELINLGLAGSALLDPFTARTLRDTPADLISLKIGINLVNTDAMRLRAFTPAVHGFLDTIREGHPTTPLLLVSPILCPIHEDTPGPSAPDLSQLSMGQLKFVAMGDAAETAGGKLTLNVVREELARIVAQRSADDPHLHHLDGRALYGPADADELPLPDQLHPDAATHRLMGERFAALAFATDGPFTATRA; encoded by the coding sequence TTGAGCACTCCACCGAGCACTTCGCACCGCTGGATCACCACACCTCTCACCGCCGCGCTCCTGCGGGGTGCCCTCGATCTGGAGCGCACCGCGCACGGTGTCCTCCCGCACCGGCTGCCGGCGTGGGCGCGCGCCCAGTACGCCGACCCCCAGCTGGCCTTCGCCGAGTCCCAGCCCTCCGGTGTCCGGCTGGCCTTCCGTACGCGGGCGACCGCCCTGGAGCTGGACACCCTGCCCACCAAGCGGGCCTACGCGGGTGCGCCGCCGCGCCCGGACGGCGTGTACGACCTGCTCGTCGACGGCCGCCCCGCGGGCCGGGCCACCGCGTCCACCGGCAACACCGTGATCGTCGACATGGTCACCGGATCGACCGAGCACCGGCCGGGTCCGGTCGCGACGATCCGGTTCGCCGGTCTGCCCGAGGGCGACAAGGACATCGAGATCTGGCTGCCGCACAACGAGACCACCGAACTCGTCGCGCTGCGCACCGACGCCCCCGTCGAACCCGCACCGGACCGGGGCCGCCCGGTGTGGCTGCACCACGGGAGCTCGATCAGCCACGGTTCCGACGCCGCGAGCCCCAGTGCCATCTGGCCCGCGCTCGCCGCGCGTCTCGGTGGCGTGGAACTGATCAATCTGGGGCTGGCCGGCAGTGCCCTGCTCGACCCCTTCACCGCTCGCACGCTGCGGGACACCCCGGCCGATCTGATCAGCCTCAAGATCGGCATCAACCTGGTCAACACCGACGCGATGCGGCTGCGCGCCTTCACCCCCGCCGTCCACGGCTTCCTCGACACGATCCGCGAGGGCCACCCCACCACCCCGCTGCTTCTGGTCTCACCGATCCTGTGCCCGATACACGAGGACACCCCGGGCCCGAGCGCACCGGATCTCTCGCAACTGAGCATGGGACAGCTGAAGTTCGTCGCCATGGGCGACGCGGCCGAGACCGCGGGTGGAAAGCTGACGCTGAACGTCGTACGCGAGGAACTGGCCCGGATCGTCGCACAGCGGTCCGCGGACGACCCGCATCTGCACCACCTCGACGGCCGCGCGCTCTACGGCCCGGCCGACGCGGACGAGCTGCCGCTGCCGGACCAACTGCACCCGGACGCCGCGACCCACCGCCTGATGGGCGAGCGCTTCGCCGCGCTCGCTTTCGCGACGGACGGCCCGTTCACGGCCACGCGCGCCTGA